Proteins encoded together in one Pseudoalteromonas xiamenensis window:
- a CDS encoding D-2-hydroxyacid dehydrogenase has protein sequence MNIAILDTQTLGNTSLEVLTQFGELMCYPMTLPEQTLERTRDVDVVITNKVVLDKTILEASNNLKLVCIAATGTNNVDLAAAKSLGITVCNVAGYSTPSVVQHTFTLLGNLMTNMHRYIADCHLGRWQQSDMFCRLDYPISELQDKTFVVVGYGTLGQAVASVARAFGANVIIAEQKSATSVREGRVAFNDALAMADVVSIHCPLNNQTQNLVSTPEFNLMKHSSFIINTARGGIIDEAALVSALEAGQIAGAALDVLSKEPAQLDNPLCRYQGSNLLLTPHTAWASQESITRLVNEIAKNIVSYNQNEPRNRVV, from the coding sequence AATGACGTTACCAGAGCAAACCCTTGAGCGTACTCGGGACGTCGATGTCGTAATAACAAATAAGGTTGTGCTCGATAAGACAATCCTTGAGGCTTCGAACAATCTTAAACTGGTTTGTATTGCCGCAACAGGAACTAACAATGTCGACTTAGCTGCGGCGAAATCGCTTGGCATAACAGTGTGTAACGTCGCTGGCTATTCAACACCATCCGTCGTTCAACACACATTTACCTTACTTGGCAATTTAATGACAAACATGCATCGCTACATCGCTGATTGCCATCTTGGTCGTTGGCAACAAAGCGATATGTTTTGTCGATTGGACTATCCAATTTCAGAACTGCAAGATAAAACCTTTGTGGTTGTCGGTTATGGTACGCTAGGGCAAGCCGTTGCAAGCGTTGCTCGAGCATTTGGTGCAAACGTGATAATTGCAGAGCAAAAATCAGCAACCTCAGTCCGCGAAGGTCGTGTCGCGTTTAACGACGCACTTGCAATGGCTGATGTCGTTTCGATTCATTGCCCACTCAATAATCAAACCCAGAATTTGGTGTCAACGCCCGAATTCAACTTGATGAAACACTCTTCATTTATTATAAACACTGCCCGTGGAGGAATTATTGATGAAGCCGCATTGGTGTCAGCGTTAGAAGCGGGACAAATCGCAGGTGCTGCACTGGACGTCTTGAGTAAGGAACCCGCTCAGCTGGACAACCCACTGTGTCGCTATCAAGGTTCTAATTTATTGCTGACTCCTCACACAGCTTGGGCAAGCCAAGAGTCGATAACTCGGTTAGTAAATGAAATAGCCAAAAACATCGTTTCGTATAATCAGAATGAACCTCGTAATAGAGTGGTTTAA